One genomic segment of Laspinema palackyanum D2c includes these proteins:
- a CDS encoding DUF3370 domain-containing protein, whose amino-acid sequence MLPFFLIFPIAQTTAVPTPAPAMPPSQVLPEPEQIPSFDAIPAIDALPPKEVQDVQEVRPLLGELDRVPVFNSNSPEVVLTPGILLSTFPPEGKQVPDAHLNFAFQGRFDVFSHHIARARSPEETRTFYQGLMAYNPTAETVTIEVLQAGSYLTSPDALFIELPDMVEDAEGKVYSGPGSRVMNAVLRGNRQEMFPQKWEIPPGGTVMLMNAPIPVGTVVPSSNARSTMMRLSSSGEVYLANLAMRSPLTDDGKERAPTLAQWQRLLENGGFAGPRDTPPTSLDPSNIDVVFGRVAGVAQGSQWRSHLTDDPNSETLTIPPLGQAFAYALSTVHRITLGTGQIQSAPMLARYPDTAYFAHANYGIEYDLSLPLYNSSDQAQTVRLEFSSPLKENEDMDALLFFNPRDRQVFFRGTIRVRYPDEKGVTQTRYLHLVQRRGQQGEPLLSLTLPPGDRRLVEVDFLYPPDATPPQVLTVRTVASPN is encoded by the coding sequence ATGCTGCCATTCTTCCTAATCTTTCCTATCGCCCAAACCACTGCCGTACCCACTCCTGCGCCTGCGATGCCTCCATCACAAGTGTTGCCAGAACCGGAACAAATTCCCAGTTTTGACGCTATCCCGGCGATCGATGCTTTACCGCCCAAAGAAGTGCAGGATGTTCAAGAGGTGCGCCCTCTACTGGGAGAACTGGATCGAGTGCCGGTTTTTAATAGCAATAGTCCAGAGGTGGTACTGACACCGGGAATTTTACTGTCTACTTTTCCACCCGAGGGAAAACAAGTACCGGATGCACACTTAAATTTTGCGTTTCAAGGACGATTTGATGTGTTTTCCCATCATATTGCTAGGGCGCGATCGCCGGAAGAAACTCGCACCTTTTATCAAGGGTTGATGGCGTACAATCCCACCGCAGAAACGGTGACGATTGAAGTGTTGCAAGCCGGGAGTTATTTAACCAGTCCCGATGCATTATTTATCGAGCTACCGGATATGGTAGAAGATGCGGAAGGAAAGGTGTATTCTGGGCCGGGAAGTCGCGTAATGAATGCGGTTTTGCGGGGAAACAGACAGGAAATGTTTCCGCAGAAATGGGAGATTCCTCCGGGTGGGACGGTGATGTTAATGAATGCGCCGATTCCGGTGGGAACGGTAGTGCCTTCTTCTAATGCGCGATCGACGATGATGCGGTTGTCGAGTAGTGGGGAGGTCTATTTGGCAAATTTAGCGATGAGATCGCCCTTGACGGATGATGGCAAAGAACGCGCACCTACTTTAGCTCAATGGCAGCGATTGTTAGAAAATGGGGGGTTTGCAGGGCCGCGAGATACGCCGCCGACTTCTCTGGATCCGAGCAATATCGATGTGGTGTTCGGGCGCGTGGCGGGGGTGGCGCAGGGGTCGCAGTGGCGATCGCATCTCACTGATGACCCGAATTCGGAAACTCTCACAATTCCGCCTCTGGGTCAAGCGTTTGCCTATGCGTTGAGTACGGTACATCGCATTACTTTGGGAACGGGGCAGATACAAAGTGCGCCAATGCTGGCACGGTATCCCGATACGGCCTATTTCGCTCATGCTAATTATGGGATAGAATACGATTTGAGTTTGCCATTGTACAATTCTAGCGATCAAGCGCAGACGGTGAGGTTAGAGTTTTCGTCACCGTTGAAGGAAAATGAGGATATGGATGCACTGTTATTCTTCAATCCGCGCGATCGGCAAGTGTTCTTTCGCGGGACGATCCGAGTGCGCTATCCCGATGAAAAAGGCGTCACTCAGACGCGCTATCTGCATTTGGTACAGCGACGGGGACAACAGGGAGAACCGTTGTTGTCCCTGACTCTACCACCGGGCGATCGGCGTTTGGTTGAGGTGGATTTTCTCTATCCTCCCGATGCGACCCCACCGCAAGTGCTGACGGTGAGAACGGTGGCAAGTCCGAATTAA
- the recA gene encoding recombinase RecA — protein sequence MATASTANSEKDKALKVVLSQIERSFGKGAIMRLGDATKMRVETIPSGALTLDLALGGGLPKGRVIEIYGPESAGKTTLALHALAEVQKAGGLAAFVDAEHALDPSYASKVGVDIENLLVSQPDTGEMALEIADQLVRSAAVDLVVIDSVAALVPRAEIEGQMGDPTIGLQARLMSHALRKITGNIGKSGCTVIFLNQLRQKIGGYGNPETTTGGNALKFYASVRLDIRRIQTLKKGTEEYGIRAKVKVAKNKVAPPFRIAEFDILFGKGISNMGCLIDLAEETGVINRKGAWYSYNGDNIGQGRDNSLKYLEENLPITNEIEKKVREQLELGAVVSANSVGRSNRDDDDDIDGDGYEVEYVDEEDAD from the coding sequence ATGGCTACAGCAAGCACAGCGAATTCTGAAAAAGACAAGGCCCTAAAAGTCGTACTTTCCCAAATTGAGCGCAGCTTTGGCAAAGGGGCGATTATGCGCCTGGGTGATGCCACCAAGATGAGGGTCGAAACGATTCCATCCGGGGCGCTTACTCTTGATTTAGCCCTGGGTGGCGGGTTGCCAAAAGGCCGCGTCATTGAGATTTATGGACCAGAGAGTGCAGGTAAAACCACCCTAGCACTCCACGCGCTTGCAGAAGTTCAAAAAGCTGGGGGACTAGCTGCTTTTGTGGATGCGGAACACGCCCTAGACCCGAGTTATGCCTCGAAAGTAGGGGTTGATATCGAAAATTTACTCGTTTCTCAGCCGGATACGGGAGAAATGGCCCTAGAAATTGCTGATCAGTTAGTGCGATCGGCAGCAGTGGACCTCGTGGTGATTGACTCCGTAGCGGCCCTGGTCCCTCGCGCGGAAATCGAGGGCCAAATGGGCGACCCCACCATCGGGTTACAAGCGCGGTTAATGAGTCATGCCTTGCGGAAAATTACCGGAAATATTGGTAAATCCGGCTGTACCGTGATTTTTCTCAACCAGTTGCGGCAAAAAATTGGCGGTTACGGCAACCCCGAAACCACCACCGGGGGAAATGCACTCAAATTCTACGCTTCGGTCCGTCTGGATATCCGCCGAATTCAAACCTTGAAAAAAGGCACGGAAGAATACGGCATTCGGGCTAAAGTCAAGGTGGCAAAAAATAAAGTTGCGCCACCCTTCCGCATTGCTGAATTTGATATTTTGTTCGGCAAGGGCATTTCTAATATGGGATGCTTAATTGATTTGGCGGAAGAAACCGGCGTGATTAATCGTAAAGGCGCTTGGTATAGCTACAACGGAGATAATATCGGTCAAGGACGGGATAATTCTCTGAAGTATCTGGAAGAAAATCTCCCCATCACCAACGAAATTGAGAAGAAGGTGCGAGAACAGTTAGAACTCGGCGCGGTGGTTTCTGCCAACTCCGTAGGACGTTCTAATCGCGATGATGATGATGACATCGATGGAGATGGTTATGAAGTCGAGTATGTGGATGAGGAGGATGCGGATTAA
- a CDS encoding MORN repeat-containing protein — protein sequence MLPFVFLSQTKTVTTDWKGTGSQWAIAAMVAVGVIGTAAIAPTIAQVPSSVTRTYCQNNSGSSSENPNGICIFPSGNYYDGQLTNGVRQGNGTFLFADGSECSGTFRNNLLNGRGSCNFINGNRYEGEFQNSIIQGSGVYTFADGTQCSGTFENGQLNGKGVCTFANGNRYEGEFRNNVRQGTGVYAFADGTRCQGEFRNGQLNGKGSCSFGNGNRYEGEFRNNLRQGNGVYVMGDGTRCEGQWGEGKLNGRGVCTFANGNRYEGEFRNHVRHGKGVFIFANGTRVEGVWQDGEFQANNAPSGG from the coding sequence ATGTTGCCATTTGTTTTTCTTAGCCAGACCAAAACAGTGACGACGGATTGGAAAGGGACAGGTTCCCAATGGGCGATCGCCGCAATGGTTGCGGTGGGGGTGATTGGGACGGCTGCGATCGCACCGACAATCGCTCAAGTTCCCAGCAGCGTTACCCGCACTTACTGTCAGAATAATAGCGGTTCCAGCAGCGAAAATCCTAACGGCATCTGCATTTTTCCCAGTGGAAACTATTACGACGGCCAACTCACCAATGGTGTCAGACAGGGAAATGGTACTTTTCTGTTTGCTGATGGTAGCGAATGTTCGGGAACGTTTCGCAACAATTTACTCAACGGTAGAGGCTCCTGCAATTTTATTAACGGCAACCGCTACGAAGGGGAATTTCAAAATAGCATCATTCAAGGCAGTGGGGTTTATACCTTTGCCGATGGCACCCAATGTTCCGGTACGTTTGAAAACGGACAATTGAACGGGAAAGGGGTTTGTACCTTTGCCAATGGCAATCGCTACGAAGGCGAGTTTAGAAATAATGTCAGACAGGGAACTGGGGTGTATGCGTTTGCCGATGGCACGCGCTGTCAAGGGGAATTTCGCAATGGACAATTAAACGGTAAAGGAAGTTGTAGTTTTGGCAATGGGAACCGCTACGAAGGGGAATTTAGAAATAACCTGCGCCAGGGAAATGGGGTTTACGTTATGGGTGATGGGACCCGGTGCGAAGGACAATGGGGCGAGGGAAAATTGAATGGGAGAGGGGTCTGTACGTTTGCCAATGGCAATCGGTATGAAGGGGAGTTTAGAAATCACGTTCGACATGGCAAAGGGGTGTTTATTTTTGCCAATGGGACGCGGGTGGAAGGGGTATGGCAGGATGGAGAGTTTCAGGCGAATAATGCGCCGTCGGGGGGGTAA
- the rsgA gene encoding ribosome small subunit-dependent GTPase A produces MNLEQLGWTPFFNESFAPYREQGYLPGRVAIAHKHLYVVYSEGGELLADITGKMRYHATSENDFPAVGDWVAMGLRDGENKAIIQAILPRKTKFSRKGTGVKTREQIVATNIDTVLLMSGMDRDFNLRRIERYLILAWESGAKPAIVLNKADLCDRLEDYIAEVEAVAMGVPIIPLSAIAGVGLNALTPYLQPGNTVALLGSSGVGKSTLTNQLLGTATQKVQEVRQTDSRGRHTTTHRELMILPSGALLIDTPGMREIQTWNNQEGLPETFADIESLAQHCRFRDCQHDSEPGCAVQEAIAEGTLDFERFFSYQKLQSELAYLARKQDQTAQLAEKKRWKKIHQQIRKLSKG; encoded by the coding sequence ATGAACCTAGAACAACTGGGTTGGACTCCATTTTTTAACGAATCATTTGCACCGTATCGGGAACAAGGCTATCTCCCGGGACGAGTGGCGATCGCCCATAAACATCTCTACGTCGTTTACTCCGAAGGCGGAGAACTATTAGCGGACATTACCGGAAAAATGCGCTATCACGCCACCAGTGAAAACGATTTTCCGGCAGTGGGAGATTGGGTAGCGATGGGACTGCGCGACGGGGAAAATAAAGCGATTATCCAGGCTATTTTGCCCCGAAAAACTAAGTTTTCCCGGAAAGGTACGGGCGTCAAAACCCGTGAACAAATCGTTGCCACTAATATCGATACGGTCCTATTAATGTCAGGAATGGACCGGGATTTTAACCTGCGGCGGATCGAACGGTATCTGATTTTAGCCTGGGAAAGCGGTGCAAAACCAGCAATTGTGTTGAATAAGGCGGATTTGTGCGATCGCCTGGAAGACTACATTGCCGAGGTTGAAGCAGTGGCGATGGGAGTGCCGATTATTCCCCTGAGTGCGATCGCTGGAGTTGGGTTAAATGCCTTAACCCCCTACCTGCAACCGGGAAACACCGTTGCCTTACTCGGGTCCTCCGGGGTCGGCAAATCTACCCTCACCAATCAATTACTCGGAACTGCCACTCAAAAAGTGCAGGAAGTGCGCCAAACCGATAGTCGGGGACGGCATACCACCACCCATCGAGAATTGATGATTTTACCCTCCGGTGCCCTGCTGATTGATACTCCAGGAATGCGAGAAATCCAAACTTGGAACAATCAAGAGGGATTACCCGAAACCTTTGCGGATATCGAAAGTTTGGCGCAACACTGCCGATTTCGGGATTGTCAACATGATTCCGAACCCGGTTGTGCCGTTCAAGAGGCGATCGCAGAAGGAACGTTGGATTTTGAACGATTTTTCAGTTATCAAAAGCTGCAAAGCGAGTTAGCCTATTTGGCCCGAAAACAGGACCAAACGGCGCAGTTAGCAGAGAAGAAACGCTGGAAAAAGATTCATCAACAAATCCGGAAACTGAGTAAGGGATAG